In Gopherus flavomarginatus isolate rGopFla2 chromosome 5, rGopFla2.mat.asm, whole genome shotgun sequence, one DNA window encodes the following:
- the LOC127052910 gene encoding integrin alpha-D-like, which produces MDSLPLLLYLCAVLALSRGFSVDVEGPITFQEAAAGFGHSVVQFGRASAGGLIVGAPLQMGDVNETGKVYKCDPGSRHCQEIPIQRPPDAMNMSLGLSLAARGSQFLACGPTLHRACGENMYVSGYCFLLDQSLQQLQHIPDIQPECPKHVTDIVVLIDGSGSITSVDFGKMKRFVSEIMKRFHSTDTQFALMQYSNTFKLHFDFMEYRRSRNPDRLVQGVEQLYGTTRTASAIRQVVQELFISGKGARDEATKVLIVITDGEKYKDPLSYSDAIPEAERAGIIRYAIGVGQAFSSDTAQQELHVIASEPTNEHVFRVDSFDALQGFQSQLQEKIFAIEGTQSQNSNSFQLEMSQEGFSSLLSPDGPVLGAVGAYAWSGGIYLYGSSGEPSFINVSRTSTDMNDAYLGYSSQVITTNGQSSYVVGAPRYQHTGKVVLFSRDTKGGKWTPRSEQLGEQIGSYFGGTLCALDLDRDGNTDLVLIGAPMYYSPLNGGLVYICRINWPGAVLMCTKTLQGQTGQAFGRFGASMSEIGDISGDGQMDVAIGAPLENDDRGALYIFHGEKGDLSPQYRQRIEGSLFSSRLHYFGQAVSGGTDLTGDGLPDIAVGAQGQVLLLRSRPVLRVGVSISFQPPMIPTWAFDCQGQEQLNTEVSRAEVCFTVTKSTMDSLGDSISSTIQYSLALDPGRTKIRAAFDSTGPVLSKELQLSIETRCEAYQITLPLCPEDTLTPITLRLNYTLMGEPIAATSHLRPILSEDSAPVSAGLLPFQKDCGTDGRCDDQLEISFNFSGLSTLVVGVTPELNTTISIRNRGENSYSTTVQFFYPAALSYRRVLLLQSNRRAVAVKCSSAVGSEEQTQRNSTCHINHPIFGSGAEAIFIATFDISSEANLGDRLQITANASSDNGGPITERMIHRAELPVMYGIFIILTSLEESTKYVNFSSKEAGTSVPVTHQYEVKNLRQRSVPISVTFQFPVELSGVRVWDASEVIPSKPQLAQCNSEAKTPGSKDFVKQMSKCPLLDCSVATCKKIQCRIASLEMQQPLEFMIKGNVSFQWVSQTQQQKVSLVSEAQIEYEEEKYIQKEGFVQRQVQTVVEHAEVYNYLPIIVGSSVGGLVLLALITAALYKLGFFKRQYKQMMEDGVEGKGPGPTQSTTTGNPPASDAPKQ; this is translated from the exons ATGGACTCCTTGCCTCTGCTCCTCTACCTGTGTGCAG TGCTGGCACTGAGCCGTGGATTCAGCGTGGATGTGGAGGGACCCATCACCTTCCAGGAGGCAGCAGCGGGGTTTGGGCACAGCGTGGTGCAGTTTGGGAGAGCCAGTGCTGGGGG gctGATCGTTGGGGCCCCGCTGCAGATGGGAGACGTGAATGAAACTGGCAAAGTCTACAAGTGCGACCCGGGCTCCAGACACTGCCAGGAGATCCCCATCCAGA GACCCCCTGATGCCATGAACATGTCCCTTGGTTTATCTCTGGCTGCTCGAGGCTCCCAGTTCCTG GCATGCGGCCCCACATTGCACCgggcctgtggggagaacatGTATGTCAGTGGCTACTGCTTCCTTCTGGACCAGAGCCTCCAGCAGCTCCAACACATCCCAGACATCCAACCAG AGTGTCCCAAACATGTCACGGACATAGTGGTCCTCATCGACGGCTCGGGCAGCATCACATCTGTGGACTTTGGAAAGATGAAGAGGTTTGTCTCTGAGATCATGAAGCGTTTCCACAGCACCGACACGCAG TTTGCCCTCATGCAGTACTCCAATACATTTAAACTGCACTTTGACTTCATGGAGTACAGGAGAAGTCGCAACCCCGATCGCCTTGTCCAGGGGGTTGAGCAGCTTTATGGAACAACGCGCACAGCCAGCGCCATCCGGCAAGTGGT gcaggagctgttCATCTCTGGGAAAGGCGCTCGGGATGAGGCCACCAAGGTTCTCATTGTGATCACAGATGGGGAGAAATACAAAGACCCGCTTTCTTATTCAGACGCCATCCCCGAGGCTGAGAGAGCTGGAATCATCCGCTACGCCATCGGG GTCGGACAGGCCTTCTCCAGTGATACTGCCCAACAGGAGCTCCATGTGATCGCCTCTGAGCCCACCAATGAGCACGTCTTCCGGGTGGACAGTTTTGATGCCCTCCAGGGCTTCCAGAGCCAGTTGCAGGAGAAGATCTTCGCCATTGAAG gCACCCAGTCCCAGAACAGCAACTCCTTCCAGCTGGAGATGTCTCAGGAAGGCTTCAGCTCCCTGCTGTCCCCT GACgggcctgtgctgggagcagtggGAGCCTATGCCTGGTCCGGTGGAATATACCTGTACGGGAGCAGCGGGGAGCCGAGCTTCATCAACGTATCCAGAACCTCCACTGACATGAATGATGCTTACCTCG GTTATTCGTCTCAGGTCATCACAACCAATGGGCAGAGCAGCTACGTGGTCGGGGCCCCTCGCTACCAACACACCGGCAAAGTCGTCCTGTTCAGTCGAGATACCAAGGGCGGAAAATGGACACCCAGATCGGAGCAGTTGGGAGAGCAG ATTGGCTCGTATTTTGGGGGTACACTGTGTGCTTTGGACCTCGACAGAGATGGGAACACGGACCTGGTTCTAATTGGAGCCCCCATGTACTATTCACCCCTGAATGGAGGACTGGTCTATATCTGCCGGATTAACTGGCCG GGGGCGGTGCTGATGTGCACCAAGACACTGCAAGGACAGACGGGTCAGGCATTTGGGCGCTTTGGGGCCAGCATGTCCGAAATCGGGGACATCAGCGGGGACGGACAGATGGACGTGGCCATCGGGGCCCCACTGGAGAATGATGATAGAGGGGCCTTGTACATCTTCCATGGGGAAAAGGGAGACCTCAGTCCCCAGTACAGACAG CGCATAGAGGGGTCACTGTTCTCCAGCAGGCTGCACTACTTCGGCCAGGCCGTCAGTGGTGGGACAGATCTGACAGGGGATGGGCTGCCAGACATCGCGGTGGGGGCACAAGGGCAGGTCTTGCTGCTGAG GTCCCGGCCGGTGCTCAGAGTCGGGGTCTCAATCAGCTTCCAGCCCCCTATGATCCCCACCTGGGCCTTCGACTGCCAGGGGCAGGAGCAGCTCAACACGGAGGTCAGCAGGGCAGAGGTCTGCTTCACCGTCACAAAGAGCACCATGGACAGCCTAG GCGACAGTATCTCCAGCACCATCCAGTACAGCCTGGCCCTGGACCCCGGGCGGACGAAGATTCGAGCCGCCTTCGACTCCACCGGCCCTGTCCTGAGCAAGGAGCTGCAACTCAGCATCGAGACAAGATGTGAGGCGTACCAGATAACATTACCT ctctgcccagagGACACTCTGACCCCCATCACCCTGCGTCTCAACTACACCCTGATGGGGGAGCccatcgctgccaccagccacctCAGACCCATCCTGAGTGAGGACTCTGCGCCAGTGTCTGCAGGCTTG CTCCCGTTTCAGAAGGACTGTGGCACGGATGGCCGCTGCGATGACCAGTTAGAAATCTCCTTCAATTTCTCTGG CTTGAGCACCCTGGTAGTGGGAGTCACCCCAGAACTCAACACCACCATCTCCATCCGGAACCGTGGTGAGAATTCCTACAGCACCACGGTGCAGTTCTTCTACCCGGCCGCGCTGTCCTACCGCCGAGTCCTGCTGCTCCAG TCTAACAGGAGGGCCGTGGCCGTTAAGTGCAGCTCAGCCGTGGGCTCCGAGGAGCAGACTCAGAGGAACAGCACCTGCCACATCAACCACCCCATCTTCGGGAGCGGGGCCGAG GCCATCTTCATCGCCACCTTTGACATCTCCTCTGAGGCCAACCTGGGAGACAGGCTGCAGATCACGGCCAATGCCAGCAG TGACAATGGAGGCCCCATCACTGAGCGCATGATTCACCGGGCGGAGCTGCCGGTCATGTACGGCATCTTCATCATCCTCACCAG CCTTGAGGAGTCGACCAAGTACGTCAACTTCTCCTCCAAGGAGGCAGGGACAAGCGTGCCAGTGACACATCAGTACGAG GTCAAGAACCTGCGGCAGCGAAGCGTCCCCATCTCGGTCACGTTCCAGTTCCCCGTGGAGCTGAGTGGGGTCCGGGTGTGGGACGCCTCTGAGGTCATCCCCTCCAAG ccccagctggcccAGTGCAACAGCGAGGCTAAAACACCTGGTTCGAAGGACTTTGTGAAGCAGATGAGcaagtgccccctgctg GACTGCTCTGTGGCCACCTGTAAGAAGATCCAGTGCAGAATCGCCTCCCTGGAAATGCAGCAGCCACTGGAATTCATGATCAAAGGGAATGTCAGCTTCCAGTGGGTCTCCCAG ACTCAGCAGCAGAAAGTGAGTCTGGTGAGCGAGGCCCAGATTGAATACGAGGAGGAGAAATACATCCAGAAGGAGGGATTCGTCCAGCGCCAG gtGCAGACGGTGGTGGAGCACGCCGAGGTCTATAACTACTTGCCCATCATCGTGGGCAGCAGCGTGGGGGGCCTGGTACTGCTGGCTCTCATCACTGCAGCCCTATacaag CTTGGCTTCTTCAAGCGCCAGTACAAGCAGATgatggaggatggtgtggagggCAAGGGGCCTGGACCAACCCAGAGCACAACCACTGGAAACCCCCCTGCTTCCGATGCCCCCAAACAATAG